The following is a genomic window from Aphis gossypii isolate Hap1 chromosome X, ASM2018417v2, whole genome shotgun sequence.
taatagtatttaacatcaagtattttaaataaatcagttttttaatattattcacactaGTTTTCTTACTTCTCTAGTAAAAGTACATATTCAACAATGCgatcatgaattaataaacaataagcagtTACACCTGTAAGAGATTCCGATGCTTCAATTTCCAATTGCACATCTACTGATGATGCTGTAGCCGAATCGTTCTGTTTTGAAGTATCGATAACTACAATTGGAGCGTTCGATAGAAAAGTAGAGGGACTTAATAAGGGGTttcgtaaaatatacatattcatagtacgattcttgaaacgatgtatacatatcatataataaggtgaaattatttttcgtaaaatctaaattcaaattatcatatGGATAAGCTATTGAGTTAAGAAATACTTTAACGTTTGTTATATTACAGTGATCAAATATACTACAATCTTTTTCTAACGAATTTTTATGTCCTTTTTGTAATCCAATTATGATAAATCgtggtttttctaattttgatgCTGTCTTCAAGTTCCACACTACTTTTTTTGTGGTTCCGAATTCaggatattcaaaagtttcaaaagatctgaacgggataaacaaacttttttctttttcaataagttttaataattttaacctttcttcatcatcaacagtaatatgtggaaccttccaaactattttattcaaatcaacTTTTCCAGAATTTTTACTTGCACTGGTTATTAGCTTTAGAGCGTTTAAGTCGTTATGACATCGAGTTAATATTAGTGTTGCCCTATGGGCTTACTACGCTGCGGCGATAACGCCTGGTATGTTTGACATAGGCAACAAAATGTTCGACTATTCAAAACTGATGAAGTAGGCAACACAAGACACAAGAACGACGACGTAGATACGAGATCAAAATAACTTACAATTAAGGGACTAAGGAAGTTGAATTTATACACGGGACTGAGGATGatgagtttatttataatgggggggggggttgtCTCGGTGGTCGGAATCGGTTTGGTGCAATGACCACCGAGCTCACACAGCTTAGGCAATACTGAATctctaaacttaaaattacaatgatGATGATGTGGATGATGTGGACGATGACTTCACGAGACCACCGACGGCGGACAGACTTGAAGACCTTGGCGGCCTCTCACACACCCCGGTGGGTGCTGGCGGTCTTACGCACTTAATGTAGCACCAATTCCAATCTCGGGCAATTGACTCGTATCTTCCAACGTTGTCTCAAGTCTTGAAGAGTTAGTGTAGACAAATACACGGTATTAATACCACCAGACAAATAAAACAACTCACGTGAATAGTGGCACggtgtatagtttattataataacaaatgacCGTTTCTTGTCGCAATGACTTGGTcgatacaaaataatgatatatatatatatatatatatatatgccgcAGTGGCAACGAGATTAACGACGACAATGCTTTAATAGCACcattaaacataaacatacatattataataaaaaattaacgatacttattcaaaacaaaagactataacgtattatatatcggacatattatttctatataaaaacaaaattgataacAAAAGGGCGTTGGCCGCATAatcacaacaaaaatattgaacacatgacattaaaacaaaacaattattacgaCAAGTGACAACGATAACACTAATGATAACTTAattcatgtaataatataatataaatacctaacgaGTAATGGTTGGGGACGAAGAAAAGGGAGAGAGATACAGACTAGTCGCCGCCGTGCTGTTATGCATATCGCataataacgataacgatGAGCCGTGGCAACATACCGGCCCCCATTAAACCCTTTATGGGTTTAATTGCATATCTTTTTGACCTGGCAATAATCAAAGTTTGTGTATTGGCCGCTTCATTTCTCCATTCGCTGTTTTCACCGTAGCAACGCGCACGAGACCATCAGTTCCCGTGTGTAAAAGCAGAATTCTTCCCCGACTCCATGCTAGTGGCCTTTCGTAATCTTCTCTGATCAATACCAAATCACCAACTTTTAAATTCTCTTCGGGTTGAGTCCATTTGTGGCGTACTTGTAATGACTGCAAATACTCAGTTCGccacttttttcaaaatacttggACTAGTTGCTGTACCATGTGCCAACGAAGGCGTGGACTTTTTACGTCTAGATGATTTGGTTCCGGCAATGCAGTTAAAGGTTTTCCTATTATGAAGTGACCCGGTGTCAGTGCTTCCATGTCACTAAGATGTGTTGATGCTGGAGTTAAGGGTCTTGAATTTAACACCGCTTCGATCTGCGCTAGCACCGTTTTTGCTTCCTGATGATTCAATATAGACTCCCCTAAACTTCTTCGTAGAAGATATTTCATAGATTTGACTCCTGCCTCCCATAGTCCACCCATATGAGGGGAATGTGGCGGAATGAATGACCAATCAATTCCAGCTTGACTTGTATACGCGGTGATACTTTGTTTGAATTCCCTTGATCCGAGAAAGTTCTTAAGTTGTGCCGATGCTCCAACGAAATTTCGACCATTATCGGAGTATATGTGTAATGGACACCCGCGTCTTGCTATGAATATCCGTAGCGCagaaagaaattatttagtcGTTAGATCATCTACCCATTCTAAATGTATGGCTTTTGTTGTAAAGCATACAAATAAGGaaatatacgatttatatatatgtctgGAACTGCGTGACCCGAAGCGTACTTGAAACGGACCAGCGTAATCGACACCACAGACATGAAATACTGATGATGGGTTAGCTCGATTAACTGGAAGGGCTCCCATTAGTTGCTTGGAAGCCTGTACCTTCCATCTATAGCATGgattgcatttaaatattattttttgaataacactGCGTAAGCCCGGAATCCATAACATTCTTTGCAAACTAGCAACTATTTGCTGTGGTCCGGCATAGATTAACCGTCTGTGTTCTTTGTCCACAATTAATTCTACCAAATATGCTGTAGAAGGCAGAATAATAGGATGACGTGCGTCATATGGctcatttgaattttgtagCCGGCCTCCAACCCTTAATACATCATTTTCATCGATGAATGGAACTAATGATTGTAATTTGCTTTCATTTAAACTATTTCCAACTTTTAATTGGGCAATTTCAGTTGCAAACGCTAGAGCTTGAGTGATTTTTATCCAGTACATCAATCCACGCTGTACTTCTTCAGCCTTCAACTCTCCAGTGGTGCGATATTTTTGTACAGTTACTGCTCGGAATAGATAGGCTGTAACCCGCTGCAAACGTTCTATTTTCGAAAATCTATGAATGACATCTTGGAAGTCCCTTTGATTTTTGGTCTGCACATGTAATACTTTAACTGTCTTACGGCGCTCTAACGGTTCTtcttcatttttcattaatgttTGTTGACGAAGAAAAGGGAGAGAGATACAGACTAGTCGCCGCCGTGCTGTTATGCATATCGCataataacgataacgatGAGCCGTGGCAACAATTAGTTCTAATctagaattaactaatatctttttaaagtcTTCAAATAGACCTAACCAATATTTCAACGGAATGCATACACTAAATTctccattattatttgctgggtttgaactatttttaaaaatccaaccagcattttcataacaattataattatcaggtGTACCTGATAGATAACCTTTTAACGAACTGGTAATACCAAGTACACGTGTACTATCTACTTCTATTCCATTGATTTCAAGTCGTATTTGTTCAAAGAGATAGGAAAAACCGTTATtagtaagttttaattttccagCATCTGATACTACTTGaccttctaaatatataaagctttCATTCAGATACGGATAAACATCTGTTTGTTGGATTGATATGcgtatttcatcattattattaaatgaagttgtatacgatgtatatgaatgatattcaattttcgtaattttagaaTCGGTTTCTGCtctaatttataacctaaagcctttaaaattgttttatttttcgttgttattttatttacctactttattCGATGTTACCGGTAACGGTTTAGTCATATGACTAGCAAGATTTATCTTTTGTAATgggcttatattaaattttaatcccatATTAAGATCCGTAAcgtttaatatgtagattgattattaatttctcacctaaattgtttatcgGATTGTGATCTATATCaactaattgtatagttattgaatcgatatttgttttatttaatttgtaatatattaggttattTGGTGTTTGAATCAGCTTAGACCCTATGTTCTCACTAGGGgaaaactcataaattgaaTGACTTGACATGTGGTTGTTGAATGAACCTTGAGCTATATTGCACATTGcttatattgaattaacacTGTTTAAATTTACCACTTTCTGTGAACGATGGCCATCAATGTATTGCATGTgtggtttataatttttttttcaaatcccaATAAAGGTCCTATACTGTTTTCTACGTTAAAACGTATTGTACCATTACTGAATATGGTTGTCCTAAAATCTATTTGATCAATCCcgatatcaaaaattatttctctgtcgattttattctaaagtaatcgttatcattattaaagtcATCTTTTGggtcaaaatttgatttttaatatccttAATATCGTAACACCCTTTTCAGTGTGATAGAACAGattggaaatttattatttttagtaaacgaTCGgggttttctaaatatatttcgaaGTTGTTATTAGTTTCGTTTATGTttgcaaatgtattatatgtttgcaAATTTAACAAAGCAATTTCCGAGTCATCGTATACATCAATTGGTGGACAATAATGTACAGATAATGTGGTTTGTATTACCAGATAAACTTAAAGTAACTGATTCTtgcattgtaaaaaattaagacataaatgtccacaattaaatgaattaaaatcttgataatttgtgtagttatatttatttgtttcctttaaaatagttttgtagtTCAATCGGTGGAGGTAAATCACCGaagctatcaaaatattcaaccttatctttaattttataaaacgctACCCAATGACTTCCATTACCTGAAGATAcgtctaagtttaatataccacATTCGATTGCGAGAGGTTTTTTAGGTAAGTTATCACCTGAAAATACTCCGCGGAAATGACTGATATTAAACTTTgtaacgtattttataatatttctagaaGTTAGTGGTCTGTTAGGTAGCGTATTCATCAGTTTTTTTCCTtgatccattattatttaaatataatccattacctttctttctttttgaattttgtattgcATTATACACACTGGCACTTCCAGACATTAAACTACCAAGTGCTGATAATCCtgcaaaaataggtattaagggAATTGCACCACCTGTCTGACCTGGTGTTAAAATCAACCttttaccaacatttttttttaacgtttttttttgttttcgctaacattataccatttatttttatttttgtagtacgTTTCCGTTTACGTTTACAACCCAttcctatttttcttttagcttTCATTGCGTTTATTACGGTGTACGCAACGATTTTCTATTTCTAGGTGTATCTTTTGCTTTAAATCTTTCCCAAGTCCGAAGTTCTAACACTTTATGTCTATCTTCTAAATGTTTTCTAGTTGCATGCAAAATATCGTGATCGTAACATGCAGTATCAAACGGGTTTATTCCTTTATCAACACAATCTAgtcactttttttaattttgcatcaTGTCAACAATACTAATAGTTTGAAATACGAGCTTCAAACGGATGACTATTTATAAGTGAGTTTACAAATCCTTTACCAGTCTTACCTGATTTACACTTATGAGTTGAACGTATCATTTATAActgattataaagtaaaaatgcatgagtatttatacgaaaaaatgAACTTGATTGAGCAgaaagataaattagatattacaaatgttgatgttcagatagaaaaaaaaccatcaaaacatggatcattattacctGATACCATACGTGCTATATTAGTTGGTCCTAGTGGttcaggaaaaaaaatataatgtataatttaattacccaTGAAAACGggttaagatttgaaaatatttatctatactcTAAAACCtcaaatcaagaaaaatatgttttgttaaaaaaataatagatgatataaaaggtgctaattttttcatttttacaagtgctgataaagttataaaaccaaacttaactaaaaaaattccattataatttttgatgacgTTATATGTGGTCCGCAGTCAGTAATCAGAGAATACTTCTCAATTTGTAGACATTCAGGTGCTagttcagtattttatttagcacaaacatattctaaaatactaaaacagtTAGTAAGAGAtaactcaaattttttaataatactaaacaaGACGATACAAATTTACGACATATATTCAATGATCATTCGTCTACAGATATGGATTTCATTGAATTTCGGAAAATTTCCCATTTATGTTGGAATCATAGTGATTATGGGTTTatggttattgataaaactcGGGAAATGAATGAAGGAAGGTATAGATGTGGTTTTCAtactttcattaaaaaaaataaatgtaagtataaatataaatataaagtataactgaaattatatacattgtgttGTCAATAGTCATACGATACAGTtatattcacattattatttgaaatgattaaagaaaagttttattgggaaatttaataacctcaaaaaaaaatataaaacgaaaaataatggaaatgaAACGTGGTATCATAGATTCCGACAACTATTTTCGTGAAGcatttaaaccaataatagAACCATTGAGCAACCAAACAGAAAAGAATACACAACCGGCTGATGAAATAAAACCGGAAACTTCAGACGTTagtgatgatgataatgataacgaattaaattcatcattttcaaattttttcaataaacgtCCTACATCAAAACGATATGATAAATCATAtggtatgtattatgataaagccagtgattcatataaaataggaGGCTACTCTGTAACTTTTAGTCATGGTAActtacagttatttaataaatactatccaTGGACTGAAGGACTATGGTCTTTACTATGTGAGAAAGAACCAAAAAATACAACTCTACAAGATATGGAATCTTATtacgacattttaaaaacttcacgAGCTCATTTAAAAGCAGATGGGAAACCTAAAACCTCAAAGTTTCATAAATGGACGAATGTTGTAAAACCTCTATACGATAGAATGAAAAATGAGGAAAAGCAATTAAACGaagaaatagataaaattaataactcaagAAATCCTCGATTAAGTTTAGCACAATTACCGATCATTTATCTAGATCTAACACTAAACGtagtaatattcataataatacaactataccAAATGATCCATTTGAATTTCGTCCAACAGCAAACAGTTCTATGACTACAGATCCaaagaatgaaaaaatgtttaattttactgcAACCCCAAAGGTTAAGAGAGGTTCTGGTTTATATAGAGATGTAATACCTCAAAcacaattagtttattatgacGATCCGAATGAACTAGTAACTAGATTAAATCTTCTAACATCATCACAAAATGTTGGTAATACTGGTgtcaataatgaaattatatcaattttagaaGAATTACGCGagagaaatattatagtataatgacaATCTTAACCAGTTTAGCTGAGGAGTTACATGGACCAgcgagaaaaatatttcctagACGAAGCGTAGTAACACGGTTTAAAGATGATCTCTGGCAAGCTGATTTAATAGACATGCAACCACATTCTAgacaaaataatggttttaaattcattttaattattatagatacatttacCAAGTATGTGTGGGTAGaagcactaaaaaataaaacagcaaAGGAGTGTAcaaaaggtataataaaatattaaaaaaaaatcaaccaaaattattacaaacagataACGGAAcagaattttacaataatgaattTCAAAGTATAATGAATAAGTATCATATTAGACATTATTCAACATACAGCAGTATAAAGGCTGGTATGGTTGAACGCGttataagaacaataaaaaataaaatttacaaatacttTACATCAACAGGTTCATGGAATtggataaattcaatttttaaattagtatataaatataataatacaaaacattcaacaataaaatgttcaccACACGAAGCTCGGATCAACCCGGTtacaattaaaagaaaaacattacaaattaatacatcaaataaacttaaatttaaaattaatgacaaagtaagaatatctaagtataaacataatttcagTAAAGGTTATACACCAAATTGGTCAACAGAAGTGTTcactatttctaaaattttaaatacagatcCATTAACTTATCAACTAAAAGatagttcaataatataatattaggctgtttttatacacaagaattaaaaaaacattttttcccgACACCTTTCTCAttgaacgtattataaaaaaaataaaaacaaattatatgttaaatggtTAGGTTTTAACAACAGTCATAATTCGTGGATTGATGTAAAcgatactttaaaatagtaaataaacgaaatgtatcaatcaatatttattattttaattgtataaaccattttattattacaatgtttggatctatttcatttttatgttaatttattttttaattgattaccgaatgttataatttaattaaatccgttaattttttattaccatatCCCTACTAATCTGGCAATCGATGTAAAACtttgtctaaaataaaatagagttCACTCAGATTTTCAATATCGATTTCTAATTTGGAATTATAGGTTTTGAACGAATATTCTAGGTTTGTTcattctgaaaaattaaatgttatactgtttagctaattgtttaaacatgcattttagtaataaaaataaaaataatgaataaataacgttttttgttttttttaaattgtatttatcctatattttattttattaatattattatttttattgaatactatatcaattttacataattaaaaaaataaaataaactatttttttaacgatagTGACCATATGCAATAGTATTAATACCATCACGCATAATAATCCTTTTATCGTCATTCGCACTAAGAGCAATTTTATCTATAGATTTAGATAAACAAAATGGTGTtttgattgtataaaattcatagATTTACATAATTGTTGACTAGctgaattattgatatatgcatttaatatatttaaatattcgtcaAACTTCAtgtgattattaataacatattttttaacaccctTAGCTCTTTTTACTTcatctttatttgttttatatgcaTAGAGTTTAGGacgtaaagtaataaattctaataagatTTCAGATTTTAATTCGTCTTTAAAATAACCTGGTTGATTTTTTCTACGATCACTAGAACAATAGTGATTTTTCGGATAATTTGAAGTATCaaagtaagaaaataattttcgttttatgtCATCGAAAAAGTTAGAAGTTCTTATTTCGTAAACTAACGAATCAGTATCTGAATacacaatgttaattttatttctatacatatttttcattacattataatgaaaatcatacattatcGACTTTGAAATATCCAATATTGCAAATCCTACATAAATAggcttatcaaatttaattttttccttattcATATGAATGGccattaaatttttgtgtatatagttcgatctttaaatgttgttttcgACATTAATCGATGTGCTTTTTTTTCGTTAGATACTAGAAACATTGACATACGTTTTCTTACATTTTCCATACATTTTCCATAGACACTATTCACTAACAGTTTCCAGAATTGTCGTTCAAACTCATTCCTTGACTTAACCCtcatatttgtacataaatttatatatggtGCCATCCAACGAGATTGTGAAAAACGCAGAATCCTATGaacttttttcacttttaatcCATTAACGATGGCCtgtttcaaatttctatagtgaactacataattaaatttcgattctaatgttgttaatagtttttttacttttgaattgGGAGGACATTTATTCTCAGGTAAAAATGGGAAATCATTATGATTGTCATGTAATTTTTTGGATAAATAACATctacttctaaaatataaccatattCAGCATCATCTTCAATTTGTGTTATATCTATTGTCAAATCGTTAAaccattcaaaatttttatgaggtaAAGCAGATAGCATTGATTTTCCATATAGATTTACACAGTCCAAGTAAGCTAACCACGTTACAGGTTTGTttgaatcataattaatattttgaatattaggaATGTTAGCTTTTACATGTCTTTTAACTGAATGACAATTCCACCACGTAATCCGTTCTCcagaaaaatttgaatatcataCTGTTTAAGCCGTTCTAATTTAACATTAGTATGTTTTAACATACAATCGAATGCAAATCCTGGAGCGGTCATAAAATGTGAAGCATCGAGTTTAAGTGTTTGTAAACAAAGAtctctaaaattttcaaaaacatcagAAAGTAAACATACATCTGTTGCTAAGTATAAGTCACTATATTCtcctaatgtttttatataaattttttccaaaccTTATGAGCATGCGCATAATCTTCATCACTAATATCTTCatcttttaatgaattataaaaaaactgttttggtGGTAAAcaagtttcatttaatttattaggatgg
Proteins encoded in this region:
- the LOC114119288 gene encoding uncharacterized protein LOC114119288, with the protein product MKNEEEPLERRKTVKVLHVQTKNQRDFQDVIHRFSKIERLQRVTAYLFRAVTVQKYRTTGELKAEEVQRGLMYWIKITQALAFATEIAQLKVGNSLNESKLQSLVPFIDENDVLRVGGRLQNSNEPYDARHPIILPSTAYLVELIVDKEHRRLIYAGPQQIVASLQRMLWIPGLRSVIQKIIFKCNPCYRWKVQASKQLMGALPVNRANPSSVFHVCGVDYAARRGCPLHIYSDNGRNFVGASAQLKNFLGSREFKQSITAYTSQAGIDWSFIPPHSPHMGGLWEAGVKSMKYLLRRSLGESILNHQEAKTVLAQIEAVLNSRPLTPASTHLSDMEALTPGHFIIGKPLTALPEPNHLDVKSPRLRWHMSLQVRHKWTQPEENLKVGDLVLIREDYERPLAWSRGRILLLHTGTDGLVRVATVKTANGEMKRPIHKL